A stretch of DNA from Rathayibacter sp. VKM Ac-2762:
ACGAGGATCCTCGTCTCTCACCGGCCCCGGAGGAGGACGACGACATGAGCGACGAGCCCGCGATCACGCTGGCCATCCTCGACGACCACCCGATCCTGCTGGCGGCGCTGGCGGAGTGGATCCGCCGCTCGGGCACGGACATCCGCGTGGCGGCGACGGCCGGCACCTGGACGGACCTGCTCGCGCACCCGGCCTTCCCGACCGACGTGGTGCTGCTCGACATCGACCTCGGCGACGAGCTCGACCTCGCCATGAAGATCCGGATCATCGCGGCCGCCGGCGCCGCCACGATCATCATCAGCACGCACTCCGAGCCGGGGACGATCAGCCGGGCGCTCGAGGCCGGAGCGCACGGCTACGTGGTCAAGAGCGAGCGGACCGAGACGATCCTCGCGGCGATCCGGGCGGCGGCGCGCGACGAGCGCTTCCTGACGGCGCAGACGCGGGAGCTGCTCGGGGCCGACCGCCCGGGCACCCTGACGCACCGCGAGCGGGAGATCGTCCGCCTCTTCGTCGACGGGATGCCGCTGAAGCAGGTCGCCACGCTCCTCGGCATCACCCAGGACGCCGCGCGGAGCTCGCTGCGCAGCGCCCGGGGCAAGTACCGGGCGGAGGGGCTGGCCGTCGGCACGAAGATCTCGCTCCGCCGGCAGGCGCTGCGCGACGGGATCGTCGAGCGCTAGGCGCGCGCTCGACGGTCCCGGGGGCCTAGACCGTCTCGGCGCGCTTCTGCCGCGCGGGCTCGGCGGGGTCGGAGGGCCCGTTCCAGATCGAGACGATGCCCCAGACGACGGCCGCGATCGGCACGGCCAGCACGGCGCCGACGATGCCGGCGAGGACGGTGCCGACGGTCAGGGCGATGAGGACGATCAGCGGGTGCAGCTTC
This window harbors:
- a CDS encoding response regulator; this encodes MSDEPAITLAILDDHPILLAALAEWIRRSGTDIRVAATAGTWTDLLAHPAFPTDVVLLDIDLGDELDLAMKIRIIAAAGAATIIISTHSEPGTISRALEAGAHGYVVKSERTETILAAIRAAARDERFLTAQTRELLGADRPGTLTHREREIVRLFVDGMPLKQVATLLGITQDAARSSLRSARGKYRAEGLAVGTKISLRRQALRDGIVER